The genomic region CAACCCCACACCCCATTCACAACTCCCGCAATAAAGTTTGGGGACAAGTTGGAGCGGGGATCGTTGCTGACAGCGACCCCGAGCGAGAATGGTATGAGTCTTTGCACAAAGCTCAAGCCCAAATCATCGCCTTGAAAAGGACTGAAGAATGAAGTCGTAAGTCGCGCATTCGCGAGTAATTCCCCCTGCTCCCAGCTCGTCCCTGCTCCCTTTCTTCACTGACAACAGATGCTACGTTTAGGAACCGATATTATTTACATTCCTCGAATTGAGAAGGTTATAGAACAATTTGGCGATCGCTTTTTGCAGCGCGTCTACACGCCCAACGAGCTGCTGGATTGTCGTTACGAGCTAAATTCCCCTAATCGTAATGCGATGAATAAACTAGCTGGTCGATGGGCGGCGAAGGAAGCTGTGGTCAAAGCTTTGGGGACTGGCTGGCTAGGCGTGGGTTACACTGACGTTGAGATTTGCCGTCAACCGAGTGGCGTTCCTACCGTGCAACTACACGGACGAGCGCTAGCGATCGTAAATTCTTGGGGACAGTTGCAGTGGCAGTTGAGTTTGAGTCATGACGGAGACTACGCGATCGCTACGGCGCTCCTCGTCTGTTCTTAGGAGCGATCGCCTTGAGAATGCGATCGCAGCCAGCAGCTTTATAGTTCTACATAAAGACAGAAGAATTTAGAAATTATCTCAATAAACTTAAAACAAATTGTGAATAATGAA from Chroococcidiopsis sp. SAG 2025 harbors:
- the acpS gene encoding holo-ACP synthase, whose amino-acid sequence is MLRLGTDIIYIPRIEKVIEQFGDRFLQRVYTPNELLDCRYELNSPNRNAMNKLAGRWAAKEAVVKALGTGWLGVGYTDVEICRQPSGVPTVQLHGRALAIVNSWGQLQWQLSLSHDGDYAIATALLVCS